A genomic region of Melanotaenia boesemani isolate fMelBoe1 chromosome 13, fMelBoe1.pri, whole genome shotgun sequence contains the following coding sequences:
- the LOC121651462 gene encoding complement C1q-like protein 2 isoform X1, with product MRMFFSLFLIISFFFTAQLQAESDNEIIAHLKQTASQGRELGNVSEHQQTCSYDIPALLKEMIASVAALKVEVKYLQRDNEAQAAKINELELQKTELERLKLQYQAQDGELATIKTRANITENQLEVLKTEGEVKRVAFSASLLASGSGTFGPFNAHTNLVFRHVVTNIGNAYNPHSGFFIAPVRGVYQFQFYIFGHGHASHASAAVLVKNGEHVFIAYEYQPSHGAASSNGVSLLLEVGDVVFMRLWANARIFDNGNRHNTFSGHLLFTM from the exons atgagaatgtttttttcactgtttctgATAATCAGCTTTTTCTTCACAGCTCAGCTACAAGCAGAGTCTGACAATGAAATTATTGCACATTTAAAGCAAACTGCATCGCAGGGAAGAGAACTGGGAAATGTTTCTGAACATCAACAGACCTGTTCATATGACATTCCTGCTCTGCTGAAAGAGATGATCGCCTCTGTGGCTGCACTGAAGGTCGAGGTGAAGTACTTACAGAGAGACAACGAAG cCCAAGCAGCTAAGATAAACGAGCTGGAATTGCAAAAGACAGAGCTGGAAAGGCTGAAACTACAGTACCAAG CACAGGACGGAGAACTggctactattaaaaccagagCAAACATCACAGAAAACCAGTTGGAGGTTCTGAAGACAGAAGGAGAAG TGAAACGTGTGGCTTTCTCAGCCTCTTTGTTGGCCTCTGGATCAGGAACTTTTGGACCATTTAATGCTCACACTAATCTGGTCTTCAGACATGTTGTTACAAATATTGGAAATGCCTACAACCCACATAGCG GGTTTTTCATTGCACCAGTGAGAGGAGTCTACCAATTTCAGTTCTACATATTTGGACATGGACATGCTTCACATGCTTCAGCTGCTGTGCTGGTGAAGAATGGAGAACATGTGTTCATAGCATATGAATATCAGCCTTCTCATGGTGCTGCAAGTTCTAACGGAGTCAGCCTACTGTTAGAGGTTGGAGATGTTGTGTTTATGCGTCTCTGGGCTAACGCAAGGATTTTTGACAACGGAAATCGTCATAATACCTTCAGTGGCCATCTGCTTTTCACCATGTGA
- the LOC121651462 gene encoding complement C1q-like protein 2 isoform X2 has product MRMFFSLFLIISFFFTAQLQAESDNEIIAHLKQTASQGRELGNVSEHQQTCSYDIPALLKEMIASVAALKVEVKYLQRDNEAQDGELATIKTRANITENQLEVLKTEGEVKRVAFSASLLASGSGTFGPFNAHTNLVFRHVVTNIGNAYNPHSGFFIAPVRGVYQFQFYIFGHGHASHASAAVLVKNGEHVFIAYEYQPSHGAASSNGVSLLLEVGDVVFMRLWANARIFDNGNRHNTFSGHLLFTM; this is encoded by the exons atgagaatgtttttttcactgtttctgATAATCAGCTTTTTCTTCACAGCTCAGCTACAAGCAGAGTCTGACAATGAAATTATTGCACATTTAAAGCAAACTGCATCGCAGGGAAGAGAACTGGGAAATGTTTCTGAACATCAACAGACCTGTTCATATGACATTCCTGCTCTGCTGAAAGAGATGATCGCCTCTGTGGCTGCACTGAAGGTCGAGGTGAAGTACTTACAGAGAGACAACGAAG CACAGGACGGAGAACTggctactattaaaaccagagCAAACATCACAGAAAACCAGTTGGAGGTTCTGAAGACAGAAGGAGAAG TGAAACGTGTGGCTTTCTCAGCCTCTTTGTTGGCCTCTGGATCAGGAACTTTTGGACCATTTAATGCTCACACTAATCTGGTCTTCAGACATGTTGTTACAAATATTGGAAATGCCTACAACCCACATAGCG GGTTTTTCATTGCACCAGTGAGAGGAGTCTACCAATTTCAGTTCTACATATTTGGACATGGACATGCTTCACATGCTTCAGCTGCTGTGCTGGTGAAGAATGGAGAACATGTGTTCATAGCATATGAATATCAGCCTTCTCATGGTGCTGCAAGTTCTAACGGAGTCAGCCTACTGTTAGAGGTTGGAGATGTTGTGTTTATGCGTCTCTGGGCTAACGCAAGGATTTTTGACAACGGAAATCGTCATAATACCTTCAGTGGCCATCTGCTTTTCACCATGTGA